The genomic stretch GCTAACTTCCCCCCACGGATCGCCAAACTCCTTCAGAATCGTTCAGAAGCGAGCGCAGCGGTCAGCCAGCGCCGGCTCACCCCAGGAGCGTCACGTGAACGTGTCCCGCAGGTCCTTCCTCCTCACCTCCGGCCTGCTCGGCCTGGCCGGCACGGGGGCGCTGACGGCCTGCGGGTCCAGCGGTGCTGCCGGTGGCGGAGACGGAGACGGCAAGGAGCTGGCCTTCTGGTACTGGGCAGGCGCCATCTCCGACACCGTGGTGAAGGACGTCGCCGCCGCGCAGACCGGCATCACGATCACCCCCTCGATCATCGGCGGTGACTTCAAGCAGAAGCTGACCACCACGCTGTCGGCCGGCCAGTCCGTGCCGGACATCACTGGGGTCAAGGGCGAGGACATGCCCTCCTTCCTCACCCAGGCCGACGCCTTCCTCGACCTGAACGACCTCGGCGCCAAGGACATCGCCAGCTCGTTCTCGGCGGCCAAGTACGCTGCGGCCACCACGAAGGACGGCAAGCAGATCGGTCTCCCGATCGACCTCGGCCCCACTGCCACGTACTACCGCGAGGACTCCTTCGCCGCGGCGGGCCTGCCCACCGACCCGACCGCCGCCGGCGAGGCCGTCAAGACCTGGGACGGCTGGTTCGACGCCGCCAAGAAGGTCAAGGCCGCCACCGGCGCCGCCTCGGTGCGCAACACCACCGACATCTTCGCCGTCGCCCTCGCCCAGCAGCCCTCCACCTTCGTCACCGAGGACGGCGCCTGGGGCGGTGAGTCCGACGCGGTCAAGAAGAGCTGGGACCTGGCCGTGCAGGCCCACACCGACGGCGTCTCCGGCGCCGTGTTCGACGGCACCGGCTACAACCAGGCCCTCGCCGCCGGCACCATCGTCGGCCACGTCGGCCCGGCCTGGTTCGGCCTCGACATCGCTTCCGGCGCCCCCGACACCTCGGGCAAGTGGCGCGTCACGCAGTGCCCCGACGGCCCGGCCAACATCGGCGGCTCGTTCCTCACGCTGACCACCGCCTGCCGCAACCCGAAGGCCTCCTTCGAGTTCATCAAGACGCTGCTCACGCCGGAGAACGCCGCCAAGAGCTTCACCGACGCCAGCGTCTTCCCGGCCACGCTCGCCGCGTACGACCTGCCGGCCCTCACCGCCGGACAGGAGTTCTACGGCGGCCAGGCCACCATCGAGGTCTTCGGCCCGGCCGCTGAGGCGCTCCCGACGGTCTACGACGACGCGAACAACGCTGCGATCGCCGCGCCGTACTACACGGAGCTGTCGAACGTCGAGGGCGGCAAGGACGCGACCGCGGCCTGGAACGATGCGGTCTCCGCTGCCAAGCAGATCGCCCAGCGCGCCGGCGTGCAGTGAGATGACGCTCACCGCGCCCTCGGGTGCTCCTGGGCGCAGGGACCCGGGGGCGCTGGCTGCGTCGGCGGGGCGGGGGAGGCGGAAGCGCCTCGTCCGTCCGGCCCGCACGGGCGGGTCGCAGCAGCGGCTCGGCCCGGTCTACCTGGCGATCGCTCCGTTCTTCGTCCTCTTCGGCGTCTTCGTGCTGGTCCCGGTCGTCTTCTCGATCTGGCTGTCCTTCCAGAAGTACAGCGTGCTGGGCGGGATCGGCGCCTCTGAGTTCGTGGGGCTCCGGAACTACGAGTTCCTGGCCCAGGACGCGACGTTCCGCCGCGCCATCGTCAACAGCCTCCTGATCTGGGTGCTCGGCACCTTCCCGATGCTGGCGATGGCCATCGTGATCGCCGCGATGATCAACAGCGTCACCCGGCTGAAGTCGTTCTACCGGCTGGCGTACTTCCTGCCCAACGTCACCTCGATCGTGGCCGTGACCCTGTTCTTCGGAGCGCTCTTCAGCGAGCAGTTCGGCTTGATCAACCAGGTGCTCGAAGGTCTGGGCCTCTCGGGGGTCCCGTGGCTCACCGACCCGTGGGCGATGAAGGCGGTGGTCGCGATCCTCATCACCTGGCAGTGGTGCGGCTACAACGCGATCCTCTACCTGGCGGGCATGCAGGCCATCCCCGGTGACGTCTACGAGGCCGCGGCGCTCGACGGCGCCGGCCCGGTGCGGCAGTTCTGGTCCATCACGCTGCCGCTGCTGCGCCCGGTGATCCTCTTCACCACCGTCATCTCGACCATCACCACGCTGCAGACGTTCACCGAGCCGCAGGTGCTCTTCGGCTCCAACACGGCGGTCAACCCCAACTCCGGCGGCCCTGGCCAGGGCGCGCTGACGATGGTCCTGTACTTCTACCAGCAGGCCTTCAACAACAACGACTACGGCTACGGCGCCGCCATCGCCATGGGCGTCTTCGCCGTCGTGCTCGTGTTCGTCGTCATCAACTTCCGCCTCGCCCGCACCGGAGATGACCACTGATGGCCGTGCCCACCCTCCCTGGACCCGAGGGCTCCGCCGGCGTCGCCGCCCCAGCGCCGAAGCGGCGTCCGAGCGGCGCCGCCCGGCGCCGGTCGCTCCTCCCGCACCTGGTGCTCTGGGTCGGCGTGGTCGCAGCGCTGTTCCCGTTCTACTGGTCGGTGGTCATGGCGACCAACACCACGCGGGACATCTTCTCGACACCTCCGAAGCTGGTGCCGGGCACGCACCTGGCGGAGAACATCGCCAACGTCTTCGCGCGGATCGACTTCTTCGGGGCGCTGGCCAACACCGCGCTGGTGGCCGTGGTCACCACGGTGCTGGTGCTCACCCTGGACTCCCTGGCGGCCTTCGCGTTCGCCAAGTTCGAGTTCCCCGGG from Quadrisphaera setariae encodes the following:
- a CDS encoding carbohydrate ABC transporter permease, with translation MTLTAPSGAPGRRDPGALAASAGRGRRKRLVRPARTGGSQQRLGPVYLAIAPFFVLFGVFVLVPVVFSIWLSFQKYSVLGGIGASEFVGLRNYEFLAQDATFRRAIVNSLLIWVLGTFPMLAMAIVIAAMINSVTRLKSFYRLAYFLPNVTSIVAVTLFFGALFSEQFGLINQVLEGLGLSGVPWLTDPWAMKAVVAILITWQWCGYNAILYLAGMQAIPGDVYEAAALDGAGPVRQFWSITLPLLRPVILFTTVISTITTLQTFTEPQVLFGSNTAVNPNSGGPGQGALTMVLYFYQQAFNNNDYGYGAAIAMGVFAVVLVFVVINFRLARTGDDH
- a CDS encoding ABC transporter substrate-binding protein, with protein sequence MNVSRRSFLLTSGLLGLAGTGALTACGSSGAAGGGDGDGKELAFWYWAGAISDTVVKDVAAAQTGITITPSIIGGDFKQKLTTTLSAGQSVPDITGVKGEDMPSFLTQADAFLDLNDLGAKDIASSFSAAKYAAATTKDGKQIGLPIDLGPTATYYREDSFAAAGLPTDPTAAGEAVKTWDGWFDAAKKVKAATGAASVRNTTDIFAVALAQQPSTFVTEDGAWGGESDAVKKSWDLAVQAHTDGVSGAVFDGTGYNQALAAGTIVGHVGPAWFGLDIASGAPDTSGKWRVTQCPDGPANIGGSFLTLTTACRNPKASFEFIKTLLTPENAAKSFTDASVFPATLAAYDLPALTAGQEFYGGQATIEVFGPAAEALPTVYDDANNAAIAAPYYTELSNVEGGKDATAAWNDAVSAAKQIAQRAGVQ